The DNA sequence GGGAAAGGTCCGATGAGGTCGATCCCCCAGGTGCCGAATGGCCGTTCTGCCAATATGATGCTGAGTTGGTGTGGGGCGGCTTGGTGGATattggcgtgcctttggcatttgTCGTAGCTTTTAACTATTTATATGGAATCCCGGATAACCGTGGGCCAGAAGTAGCCTACCCTGATGACTTTTTGGGCTAATGTTTTGCCTCCGACGTGGTGGCCGCAGCAACCTTCGTGGATTTCGCGGAGTATGTACTCCGTGTTCTCAGGTTCGACGCATTTGAGCAGGGGTTGCGAGAATCCGCGTTTGTATAGCTGTCCTGTGACAACGGTATAGTTGGCGGCTTCCCTTTTTATTCGTTTTCCCTCTTTGGGATCCAGCGGCAGTGTTCCGTCAAGGAGGTACTGTAGGATAGGGTAGGTCCAAGATCCTTGGTTCGAGAGTGTCAGATGAGCGTTGGTTGTCGTTGACACGGAGGGTGACTTGACGACTTCCTGGATTAGCGATTTGTTACCGtgtcctggtttggtactggctagtttgGAGAGTAGGTCTGCTCTGGCGTTTCGTTCCCTAGGAACGTGCTGTATGGTAACTCGCTCGAATCCTTCTTTTAGTTTGTTTACCTTGGCGAGGTATTGTTGGAGTAGGGGATCTCGTGTCTGGTAGTCTCCGTTAATTTGGGAgctgactacctgtgagtcggtATTTACCTCTAGGACCTTTGCTCCGACTTCCCGAGCTAGGGCTAGGCCTGCCAagagggcctcgtattctgcctggttgtttgagactGAGAATTCGTATCGTACTGACTGTTCGATCACGACTCCGTTTTGGCTTTCGAGGATGACTCCGGCGCCTCCGGAAGTGATGTTCGAGGAGCCGTCAACGTGTAGCTTCCATGATTCGGGGGTGGAGTCTCCTGGTGTCATTtcggcgataaagtcggccatggTTTATGCTTTGATCGCGTATCGGGGTTCAAACTTGATAT is a window from the Arachis hypogaea cultivar Tifrunner chromosome 17, arahy.Tifrunner.gnm2.J5K5, whole genome shotgun sequence genome containing:
- the LOC112762766 gene encoding uncharacterized protein encodes the protein MTPGDSTPESWKLHVDGSSNITSGGAGVILESQNGVVIEQSVRYEFSVSNNQAEYEALLAGLALAREVGAKVLEVNTDSQVVSSQINGDYQTRDPLLQQYLAKVNKLKEGFERVTIQHVPRERNARADLLSKLASTKPGHGNKSLIQEVVKSPSVSTTTNAHLTLSNQGSWTYPILQYLLDGTLPLDPKEGKRIKREAANYTVVTGQLYKRGFSQPLLKCVEPENTEYILREIHEVKSYDKCQRHANIHQAAPHQLSIILAERPFGTWGIDLIGPFPTAPGQLRYLIVAIDYYTKWIEAEPLAFITATQCRKFLWRQIITRFGIPEIIISDNGTQFTDKKFREFLEGLRESHRFSSVEHPQTNGQVKSANKLIVKGLKKRLNEAKGLWADELGSVLWSYRTTPQTATGETPFRLTYGVEAVIPVEIGDPSPRKTVGGNDEEAEQDLIDEVRSIAHLRELALKQRISLRYNRGVIRREFATDDLVLRRNDIGPPTPGEGKLNPNWEGPYRIKAAIGKGAYKLERLNGNEVQRTWNAANLRRYYT